A stretch of DNA from Bacillus marinisedimentorum:
CGGGACGACCGGGCGGCCGAAAGGAGCACTCCTCGATCACCACCGCGTATTTCATGTCGGTGTCAACCTCATGGCGATGATGGCTGTCACCCCTGATGACAGGATGCTTCATCTGGCACCGCTCTTCCATTGCGCCGAACTGAACTTGTTCATGGTTCTCGGTACATTTGTCGGCTGCACGCAGATCATCCATAAGGACTTCAATCCGGTTGATGTGCTGAAAGCGATCGAAGAGCATAACATCACGCTCTTCTTCGGTGTGCCGACGATGTACAACTTCCTTCTTCAAGTGCCGAACGCAAATGAATTCAATCTGTCTTCCATCAGGGCATGTGCATATGGGGCCGCTCCGATGCCGGTATCCCTTATTGAAAAATCGATGGAATTGTTCGGCCATGACCGGTTCTATAATCTTTGCGGTTTGACAGAAGGGGGTCCGACGGGTATTTGTCTCACCCCTGAAGGACATAAGACGAAGCTTGGCACAGCCGGAAGGCCAATCCCGGGTACGGAAGCAAGGGTTGTCGATGATACCGGTGAAGATGTCGAGCCAGGCCGAATCGGCGAGTTCATTTTGCGCGGCGAGACGATCATGAAAGAGTATTACAACAAGCCGGAAGAAACACAAAAAGCGCTGAAGGACGGCTGGCTGTATACCGGTGATCTCGCTGTCATTGATGAAGACGGCTACATTTCGCTTGTCGACCGTAAAAAAGACATGATCATTTCAGGCGGTGAAAATGTATACTCAACTGAAGTGGAACAGATTTTATACAGCCATCCGCAAATTCTGGAAGCGGCAG
This window harbors:
- a CDS encoding class I adenylate-forming enzyme family protein — its product is MHLGLTLERNVSRLGEKPALIFEGRTTSYRQLNADVNRIANGMIEAGIEKGDKIAMVMKNSDDFVKVFYAIMKAGAVAVPVNFRLTASEINYILGDSDSVMAVFDSEFAEVINRASEGMDAISHKVAAGGFKEPGQVSLEEFISGDESNPGVDISESDDAQILYTSGTTGRPKGALLDHHRVFHVGVNLMAMMAVTPDDRMLHLAPLFHCAELNLFMVLGTFVGCTQIIHKDFNPVDVLKAIEEHNITLFFGVPTMYNFLLQVPNANEFNLSSIRACAYGAAPMPVSLIEKSMELFGHDRFYNLCGLTEGGPTGICLTPEGHKTKLGTAGRPIPGTEARVVDDTGEDVEPGRIGEFILRGETIMKEYYNKPEETQKALKDGWLYTGDLAVIDEDGYISLVDRKKDMIISGGENVYSTEVEQILYSHPQILEAAVIGVPHEVWGETVAAVIVPKEGQAIDHEEVRDYCRQSLAGYKVPKILYEMEQLPRNASGKVLKYKLRSQYSIDETDEKKMNM